In Oncorhynchus clarkii lewisi isolate Uvic-CL-2024 chromosome 2, UVic_Ocla_1.0, whole genome shotgun sequence, one DNA window encodes the following:
- the LOC139368600 gene encoding PHD finger protein 21A isoform X4, with amino-acid sequence MLQLDGIQPGDGVKAERFPGLIGTLTGSMMELQTLQEALKVEIQVHQKLVAQMKQDPQNADLKKQLHELQAKITALSEKQKKVVEQLRKDLLVKQEPEVKVQVLATDKHVLQIPSSTTLQALQQTTHTQALQQKTLTVTPVISTKTLPVVLKAATPTMPSSVVAQRPATVAMVAAISHASKPSIVNSNSQNTPVNLQVASKLTNQCFEPVRLVSKNALVVRPKPVTPNNNVPIAPAPPPAMMAAPQLLQRGPVMLTTKLSSSSLTSSAGPIHQVRIVNGQPCASAGAKSGQHTGTVTGIVITAPASARLATPKQTLQISSLSSDTKAVKAHRGLEQKMLASSTPPLSPAPRQKREDNPQKLAFMVALGLVTHDHMEEIQSRRQERKRRTTANPVYSGAVFEPERKKSAVTYLNTPLHQGTRKRGRPPKYSSVPELGSHTPTSPSSCLTASLVPERPNTGGSFPFHVHPHHSLPLPSPSSGDGDIHEDFCTVCRRSGQLLMCDTCSRVYHLDCLDPPLKTIPKGMWICPKCQDQILKKEDAIQWPGTLAIVHSYIAYKEAKEEEKQRLIKWSAELKLEREQLEQGVKQLSNSITKCMETKNIILSRQKEMQVSLEKVKHLVRLIQAFSFSQTMETEGTGDITEDATKNITRARDAIVPIENAVDTVNTEAVAEVNIQSVYGVKAKVTAQDSSDVEARMEEVVADVTIKTVAGVSAEPVAGVSTVATVDSRVEPVAEVNTAEEVTEAETKTTAVVSAEDSTGVTTNGTTDLVCTDESCTNKVESCTSNTNTNHENKVTTTNNTEQVVEEEQEENTNNDGSSTNNSKTSEPSQKSLPALLDSLDNKE; translated from the exons AAAAAGGTGGTGGAGCAGCTGAGGAAGGACCTGCTGGTGAAACAGGAGCCGGAGGTGAAGGTTCAGGTGCTGGCTACAGACAAACACGTCCTCCAGATCCCCTCCTCCACTACTCTGCAGGCCCTACAGCAGACCACACacacccaggccctgcagcag aagACGCTGACAGTCACCCCAGTCATCTCCACTAAGACTCTACCTGTAGTGCTGAAAGCTGCCACTCCCACCATGCCTTCCTCTGTTGTGGCGCAGCGCCCTGCCACCGTCGCCATGGTCGCTGCCATCAGCCATGCCTCCAAGCCTAGTATCGTCAACTCCAATTCCCAGAACACACCAGTGAACCTTCAGGTGGCTAGCAAATTGACCAATCAGTGTTTTGAGCCCGTCCGACTGGTGTCGAAGAATGCACTTGTG GTCCGTCCGAAGCCCGTCACGCCCAATAACAACGTGCCAATCGCCCCGGCACCCCCTCCGGCCATGATGGCGGCGCCCCAGTTGCTCCAGCGGGGCCCGGTGATGCTGACCACCAAGTTGAGCTCCTCCTCGCTGACCTCCAGCGCCGGGCCCATCCACCAGGTTCGCATTGTCAACGGCCAGCCATGTGCTTCCGCTGGCGCCAAAAGTGGCCAGCACACAGGCACTGTGACAGGCATCGTTATCACGGCCCCGGCATCGGCACGCCTCGCCACCCCCAAGCAGACACTGCAGATCAGCAGCCTCTCCTCAGACACCAAG GCTGTTAAAGCTCACAGGGGATTGGAGCAGAAAATGTTGGCAAGCAGcacccctcctctgtctccagcacccagacagaagagagaggacaaTCCTCAG AAACTTGCCTTCATGGTTGCCCTCGGACTTGTCACCCATGACCATATGGAAG AAATTCAAAGCAGAAGGCAGGAGCGTAAGCGAAGAACAACGGCGAACCCGGTGTACAGTGGAGCTGTGTTTGAGCCCGAG AGGAAGAAGAGTGCAGTGACCTACCTAAACACTCCGCTCCACCAGGGAaccagaaagcgag GTCGCCCACCCAAATACAGCAGTGTTCCGGAACTGGGCAGCCACACCCCGACCTCCCCCTCCAGCTGTCTCACTGCTTCCCTGGTCCCCGAGCGGCCCAACACGGGGGGGAGCTTCCCCTTCCATGTccacccccaccactctctccccctgcccagCCCCAGCTCTGGGGAT GGAGACATCCATGAGGATTTCTGCACTGTGTGCAGACGCAGTGGCCAGTTGCTCATGTGTGACACATGCTCACGTGTCTATCACCTGGACTGCCTGGACCCACCCCTGAAAACCATTCCTAAAGGCATGTGGATCTGTCCCAAATGTCAAGACCAG ATACTGAAAAAAGAAGATGCAATTCAATGGCCGGGAACATTGGCTATTGTTCATTCCTACATCGCCTATAAAGAAG CTAAAGAAGAGGAGAAACAAAGGCTAATTAAGTGGAGTGCTGAGCTGAAACTGGAGCGGGAGCAGTTGGAACAAGGGGTCAAACAACTCAGCAACTCTATAACG AAATGCATGGAGACCAAAAACATCATCCTGTCTCGACAGAAAGAAATGCAAGTTTCGTTGGAGAAGGTCAAACACCTGGTCCGCCTCATTCAGGCTTTCAGTTTCAGTCAAACCATGGAGACCGAGGGTACAGGTGACATCACAGAAGATGCTACAAAGAACATCACGAGGGCCAGGGATGCAATTGTCCCAATTGAAAATGCTGTGGACACAGTCAACACAGAGGCTGTAGCAGAAGTCAATATCCAGTCTGTGTATGGGGTGAAGGCCAAGGTCACAGCACAGGACAGCAGCGATGTTGAAGCCAGAATGGAGGAGGTTGTAGCTGATGTTACCATCAAGACGGTAGCAGGAGTTAGCGCTGAGCCTGTTGCCGGGGTCAGCACCGTTGCTACAGTGGACAGCCGTGTTGAACCCGTAGCTGAGGTCAACACCGCTGAGGAAGTGACTGAGGCCGAGACGAAAACCACAGCAGTGGTCAGTGCAGAGGACTCTACTGGGGTCACGACCAATGGCACCACTGACCTTGTGTGTACTGACGAGAGCTGTACTAACAAGGTTGAGAGCTGTACTAGCAACACAAACACCAACCATGAGAACAAGGTcaccaccactaacaacacagagcAGGTGGTAGAAGAGGAACAGGAAGAGAACACAAACAATGATGGCAGCAGCACCAACAACAGCAAAACCTCAGAACCTTCCCAGAAATCTTTGCCAGCTCTTCTCGACAGTTTGGACAATAAAGAGTAA
- the LOC139368600 gene encoding PHD finger protein 21A isoform X1, with product MLQLDGIQPGDGVKAERFPGLIGTLTGSMMELQTLQEALKVEIQVHQKLVAQMKQDPQNADLKKQLHELQAKITALSEKQKKVVEQLRKDLLVKQEPEVKVQVLATDKHVLQIPSSTTLQALQQTTHTQALQQKTLTVTPVISTKTLPVVLKAATPTMPSSVVAQRPATVAMVAAISHASKPSIVNSNSQNTPVNLQVASKLTNQCFEPVRLVSKNALVVQATTTPTSAQPIKVPQFVPPPRLTPRPTFQPQVRPKPVTPNNNVPIAPAPPPAMMAAPQLLQRGPVMLTTKLSSSSLTSSAGPIHQVRIVNGQPCASAGAKSGQHTGTVTGIVITAPASARLATPKQTLQISSLSSDTKAVKAHRGLEQKMLASSTPPLSPAPRQKREDNPQKLAFMVALGLVTHDHMEEIQSRRQERKRRTTANPVYSGAVFEPERKKSAVTYLNTPLHQGTRKRGRPPKYSSVPELGSHTPTSPSSCLTASLVPERPNTGGSFPFHVHPHHSLPLPSPSSGDGDIHEDFCTVCRRSGQLLMCDTCSRVYHLDCLDPPLKTIPKGMWICPKCQDQILKKEDAIQWPGTLAIVHSYIAYKEAKEEEKQRLIKWSAELKLEREQLEQGVKQLSNSITKCMETKNIILSRQKEMQVSLEKVKHLVRLIQAFSFSQTMETEGTGDITEDATKNITRARDAIVPIENAVDTVNTEAVAEVNIQSVYGVKAKVTAQDSSDVEARMEEVVADVTIKTVAGVSAEPVAGVSTVATVDSRVEPVAEVNTAEEVTEAETKTTAVVSAEDSTGVTTNGTTDLVCTDESCTNKVESCTSNTNTNHENKVTTTNNTEQVVEEEQEENTNNDGSSTNNSKTSEPSQKSLPALLDSLDNKE from the exons AAAAAGGTGGTGGAGCAGCTGAGGAAGGACCTGCTGGTGAAACAGGAGCCGGAGGTGAAGGTTCAGGTGCTGGCTACAGACAAACACGTCCTCCAGATCCCCTCCTCCACTACTCTGCAGGCCCTACAGCAGACCACACacacccaggccctgcagcag aagACGCTGACAGTCACCCCAGTCATCTCCACTAAGACTCTACCTGTAGTGCTGAAAGCTGCCACTCCCACCATGCCTTCCTCTGTTGTGGCGCAGCGCCCTGCCACCGTCGCCATGGTCGCTGCCATCAGCCATGCCTCCAAGCCTAGTATCGTCAACTCCAATTCCCAGAACACACCAGTGAACCTTCAGGTGGCTAGCAAATTGACCAATCAGTGTTTTGAGCCCGTCCGACTGGTGTCGAAGAATGCACTTGTG GTGCAggccaccaccacccccacctcaGCACAGCCAATCAAAGTTCCTCAGTTTGTCCCTCCTCCTAGACTGACGCCTCGACCCACCTTTCAACCACAG GTCCGTCCGAAGCCCGTCACGCCCAATAACAACGTGCCAATCGCCCCGGCACCCCCTCCGGCCATGATGGCGGCGCCCCAGTTGCTCCAGCGGGGCCCGGTGATGCTGACCACCAAGTTGAGCTCCTCCTCGCTGACCTCCAGCGCCGGGCCCATCCACCAGGTTCGCATTGTCAACGGCCAGCCATGTGCTTCCGCTGGCGCCAAAAGTGGCCAGCACACAGGCACTGTGACAGGCATCGTTATCACGGCCCCGGCATCGGCACGCCTCGCCACCCCCAAGCAGACACTGCAGATCAGCAGCCTCTCCTCAGACACCAAG GCTGTTAAAGCTCACAGGGGATTGGAGCAGAAAATGTTGGCAAGCAGcacccctcctctgtctccagcacccagacagaagagagaggacaaTCCTCAG AAACTTGCCTTCATGGTTGCCCTCGGACTTGTCACCCATGACCATATGGAAG AAATTCAAAGCAGAAGGCAGGAGCGTAAGCGAAGAACAACGGCGAACCCGGTGTACAGTGGAGCTGTGTTTGAGCCCGAG AGGAAGAAGAGTGCAGTGACCTACCTAAACACTCCGCTCCACCAGGGAaccagaaagcgag GTCGCCCACCCAAATACAGCAGTGTTCCGGAACTGGGCAGCCACACCCCGACCTCCCCCTCCAGCTGTCTCACTGCTTCCCTGGTCCCCGAGCGGCCCAACACGGGGGGGAGCTTCCCCTTCCATGTccacccccaccactctctccccctgcccagCCCCAGCTCTGGGGAT GGAGACATCCATGAGGATTTCTGCACTGTGTGCAGACGCAGTGGCCAGTTGCTCATGTGTGACACATGCTCACGTGTCTATCACCTGGACTGCCTGGACCCACCCCTGAAAACCATTCCTAAAGGCATGTGGATCTGTCCCAAATGTCAAGACCAG ATACTGAAAAAAGAAGATGCAATTCAATGGCCGGGAACATTGGCTATTGTTCATTCCTACATCGCCTATAAAGAAG CTAAAGAAGAGGAGAAACAAAGGCTAATTAAGTGGAGTGCTGAGCTGAAACTGGAGCGGGAGCAGTTGGAACAAGGGGTCAAACAACTCAGCAACTCTATAACG AAATGCATGGAGACCAAAAACATCATCCTGTCTCGACAGAAAGAAATGCAAGTTTCGTTGGAGAAGGTCAAACACCTGGTCCGCCTCATTCAGGCTTTCAGTTTCAGTCAAACCATGGAGACCGAGGGTACAGGTGACATCACAGAAGATGCTACAAAGAACATCACGAGGGCCAGGGATGCAATTGTCCCAATTGAAAATGCTGTGGACACAGTCAACACAGAGGCTGTAGCAGAAGTCAATATCCAGTCTGTGTATGGGGTGAAGGCCAAGGTCACAGCACAGGACAGCAGCGATGTTGAAGCCAGAATGGAGGAGGTTGTAGCTGATGTTACCATCAAGACGGTAGCAGGAGTTAGCGCTGAGCCTGTTGCCGGGGTCAGCACCGTTGCTACAGTGGACAGCCGTGTTGAACCCGTAGCTGAGGTCAACACCGCTGAGGAAGTGACTGAGGCCGAGACGAAAACCACAGCAGTGGTCAGTGCAGAGGACTCTACTGGGGTCACGACCAATGGCACCACTGACCTTGTGTGTACTGACGAGAGCTGTACTAACAAGGTTGAGAGCTGTACTAGCAACACAAACACCAACCATGAGAACAAGGTcaccaccactaacaacacagagcAGGTGGTAGAAGAGGAACAGGAAGAGAACACAAACAATGATGGCAGCAGCACCAACAACAGCAAAACCTCAGAACCTTCCCAGAAATCTTTGCCAGCTCTTCTCGACAGTTTGGACAATAAAGAGTAA
- the LOC139368600 gene encoding PHD finger protein 21A isoform X2, with product MLQLDGIQPGDGVKAERFPGLIGTLTGSMMELQTLQEALKVEIQVHQKLVAQMKQDPQNADLKKQLHELQAKITALSEKQKKVVEQLRKDLLVKQEPEVKVQVLATDKHVLQIPSSTTLQALQQTTHTQALQQTLTVTPVISTKTLPVVLKAATPTMPSSVVAQRPATVAMVAAISHASKPSIVNSNSQNTPVNLQVASKLTNQCFEPVRLVSKNALVVQATTTPTSAQPIKVPQFVPPPRLTPRPTFQPQVRPKPVTPNNNVPIAPAPPPAMMAAPQLLQRGPVMLTTKLSSSSLTSSAGPIHQVRIVNGQPCASAGAKSGQHTGTVTGIVITAPASARLATPKQTLQISSLSSDTKAVKAHRGLEQKMLASSTPPLSPAPRQKREDNPQKLAFMVALGLVTHDHMEEIQSRRQERKRRTTANPVYSGAVFEPERKKSAVTYLNTPLHQGTRKRGRPPKYSSVPELGSHTPTSPSSCLTASLVPERPNTGGSFPFHVHPHHSLPLPSPSSGDGDIHEDFCTVCRRSGQLLMCDTCSRVYHLDCLDPPLKTIPKGMWICPKCQDQILKKEDAIQWPGTLAIVHSYIAYKEAKEEEKQRLIKWSAELKLEREQLEQGVKQLSNSITKCMETKNIILSRQKEMQVSLEKVKHLVRLIQAFSFSQTMETEGTGDITEDATKNITRARDAIVPIENAVDTVNTEAVAEVNIQSVYGVKAKVTAQDSSDVEARMEEVVADVTIKTVAGVSAEPVAGVSTVATVDSRVEPVAEVNTAEEVTEAETKTTAVVSAEDSTGVTTNGTTDLVCTDESCTNKVESCTSNTNTNHENKVTTTNNTEQVVEEEQEENTNNDGSSTNNSKTSEPSQKSLPALLDSLDNKE from the exons AAAAAGGTGGTGGAGCAGCTGAGGAAGGACCTGCTGGTGAAACAGGAGCCGGAGGTGAAGGTTCAGGTGCTGGCTACAGACAAACACGTCCTCCAGATCCCCTCCTCCACTACTCTGCAGGCCCTACAGCAGACCACACacacccaggccctgcagcag ACGCTGACAGTCACCCCAGTCATCTCCACTAAGACTCTACCTGTAGTGCTGAAAGCTGCCACTCCCACCATGCCTTCCTCTGTTGTGGCGCAGCGCCCTGCCACCGTCGCCATGGTCGCTGCCATCAGCCATGCCTCCAAGCCTAGTATCGTCAACTCCAATTCCCAGAACACACCAGTGAACCTTCAGGTGGCTAGCAAATTGACCAATCAGTGTTTTGAGCCCGTCCGACTGGTGTCGAAGAATGCACTTGTG GTGCAggccaccaccacccccacctcaGCACAGCCAATCAAAGTTCCTCAGTTTGTCCCTCCTCCTAGACTGACGCCTCGACCCACCTTTCAACCACAG GTCCGTCCGAAGCCCGTCACGCCCAATAACAACGTGCCAATCGCCCCGGCACCCCCTCCGGCCATGATGGCGGCGCCCCAGTTGCTCCAGCGGGGCCCGGTGATGCTGACCACCAAGTTGAGCTCCTCCTCGCTGACCTCCAGCGCCGGGCCCATCCACCAGGTTCGCATTGTCAACGGCCAGCCATGTGCTTCCGCTGGCGCCAAAAGTGGCCAGCACACAGGCACTGTGACAGGCATCGTTATCACGGCCCCGGCATCGGCACGCCTCGCCACCCCCAAGCAGACACTGCAGATCAGCAGCCTCTCCTCAGACACCAAG GCTGTTAAAGCTCACAGGGGATTGGAGCAGAAAATGTTGGCAAGCAGcacccctcctctgtctccagcacccagacagaagagagaggacaaTCCTCAG AAACTTGCCTTCATGGTTGCCCTCGGACTTGTCACCCATGACCATATGGAAG AAATTCAAAGCAGAAGGCAGGAGCGTAAGCGAAGAACAACGGCGAACCCGGTGTACAGTGGAGCTGTGTTTGAGCCCGAG AGGAAGAAGAGTGCAGTGACCTACCTAAACACTCCGCTCCACCAGGGAaccagaaagcgag GTCGCCCACCCAAATACAGCAGTGTTCCGGAACTGGGCAGCCACACCCCGACCTCCCCCTCCAGCTGTCTCACTGCTTCCCTGGTCCCCGAGCGGCCCAACACGGGGGGGAGCTTCCCCTTCCATGTccacccccaccactctctccccctgcccagCCCCAGCTCTGGGGAT GGAGACATCCATGAGGATTTCTGCACTGTGTGCAGACGCAGTGGCCAGTTGCTCATGTGTGACACATGCTCACGTGTCTATCACCTGGACTGCCTGGACCCACCCCTGAAAACCATTCCTAAAGGCATGTGGATCTGTCCCAAATGTCAAGACCAG ATACTGAAAAAAGAAGATGCAATTCAATGGCCGGGAACATTGGCTATTGTTCATTCCTACATCGCCTATAAAGAAG CTAAAGAAGAGGAGAAACAAAGGCTAATTAAGTGGAGTGCTGAGCTGAAACTGGAGCGGGAGCAGTTGGAACAAGGGGTCAAACAACTCAGCAACTCTATAACG AAATGCATGGAGACCAAAAACATCATCCTGTCTCGACAGAAAGAAATGCAAGTTTCGTTGGAGAAGGTCAAACACCTGGTCCGCCTCATTCAGGCTTTCAGTTTCAGTCAAACCATGGAGACCGAGGGTACAGGTGACATCACAGAAGATGCTACAAAGAACATCACGAGGGCCAGGGATGCAATTGTCCCAATTGAAAATGCTGTGGACACAGTCAACACAGAGGCTGTAGCAGAAGTCAATATCCAGTCTGTGTATGGGGTGAAGGCCAAGGTCACAGCACAGGACAGCAGCGATGTTGAAGCCAGAATGGAGGAGGTTGTAGCTGATGTTACCATCAAGACGGTAGCAGGAGTTAGCGCTGAGCCTGTTGCCGGGGTCAGCACCGTTGCTACAGTGGACAGCCGTGTTGAACCCGTAGCTGAGGTCAACACCGCTGAGGAAGTGACTGAGGCCGAGACGAAAACCACAGCAGTGGTCAGTGCAGAGGACTCTACTGGGGTCACGACCAATGGCACCACTGACCTTGTGTGTACTGACGAGAGCTGTACTAACAAGGTTGAGAGCTGTACTAGCAACACAAACACCAACCATGAGAACAAGGTcaccaccactaacaacacagagcAGGTGGTAGAAGAGGAACAGGAAGAGAACACAAACAATGATGGCAGCAGCACCAACAACAGCAAAACCTCAGAACCTTCCCAGAAATCTTTGCCAGCTCTTCTCGACAGTTTGGACAATAAAGAGTAA
- the LOC139368600 gene encoding PHD finger protein 21A isoform X3 codes for MMELQTLQEALKVEIQVHQKLVAQMKQDPQNADLKKQLHELQAKITALSEKQKKVVEQLRKDLLVKQEPEVKVQVLATDKHVLQIPSSTTLQALQQTTHTQALQQKTLTVTPVISTKTLPVVLKAATPTMPSSVVAQRPATVAMVAAISHASKPSIVNSNSQNTPVNLQVASKLTNQCFEPVRLVSKNALVVQATTTPTSAQPIKVPQFVPPPRLTPRPTFQPQVRPKPVTPNNNVPIAPAPPPAMMAAPQLLQRGPVMLTTKLSSSSLTSSAGPIHQVRIVNGQPCASAGAKSGQHTGTVTGIVITAPASARLATPKQTLQISSLSSDTKAVKAHRGLEQKMLASSTPPLSPAPRQKREDNPQKLAFMVALGLVTHDHMEEIQSRRQERKRRTTANPVYSGAVFEPERKKSAVTYLNTPLHQGTRKRGRPPKYSSVPELGSHTPTSPSSCLTASLVPERPNTGGSFPFHVHPHHSLPLPSPSSGDGDIHEDFCTVCRRSGQLLMCDTCSRVYHLDCLDPPLKTIPKGMWICPKCQDQILKKEDAIQWPGTLAIVHSYIAYKEAKEEEKQRLIKWSAELKLEREQLEQGVKQLSNSITKCMETKNIILSRQKEMQVSLEKVKHLVRLIQAFSFSQTMETEGTGDITEDATKNITRARDAIVPIENAVDTVNTEAVAEVNIQSVYGVKAKVTAQDSSDVEARMEEVVADVTIKTVAGVSAEPVAGVSTVATVDSRVEPVAEVNTAEEVTEAETKTTAVVSAEDSTGVTTNGTTDLVCTDESCTNKVESCTSNTNTNHENKVTTTNNTEQVVEEEQEENTNNDGSSTNNSKTSEPSQKSLPALLDSLDNKE; via the exons AAAAAGGTGGTGGAGCAGCTGAGGAAGGACCTGCTGGTGAAACAGGAGCCGGAGGTGAAGGTTCAGGTGCTGGCTACAGACAAACACGTCCTCCAGATCCCCTCCTCCACTACTCTGCAGGCCCTACAGCAGACCACACacacccaggccctgcagcag aagACGCTGACAGTCACCCCAGTCATCTCCACTAAGACTCTACCTGTAGTGCTGAAAGCTGCCACTCCCACCATGCCTTCCTCTGTTGTGGCGCAGCGCCCTGCCACCGTCGCCATGGTCGCTGCCATCAGCCATGCCTCCAAGCCTAGTATCGTCAACTCCAATTCCCAGAACACACCAGTGAACCTTCAGGTGGCTAGCAAATTGACCAATCAGTGTTTTGAGCCCGTCCGACTGGTGTCGAAGAATGCACTTGTG GTGCAggccaccaccacccccacctcaGCACAGCCAATCAAAGTTCCTCAGTTTGTCCCTCCTCCTAGACTGACGCCTCGACCCACCTTTCAACCACAG GTCCGTCCGAAGCCCGTCACGCCCAATAACAACGTGCCAATCGCCCCGGCACCCCCTCCGGCCATGATGGCGGCGCCCCAGTTGCTCCAGCGGGGCCCGGTGATGCTGACCACCAAGTTGAGCTCCTCCTCGCTGACCTCCAGCGCCGGGCCCATCCACCAGGTTCGCATTGTCAACGGCCAGCCATGTGCTTCCGCTGGCGCCAAAAGTGGCCAGCACACAGGCACTGTGACAGGCATCGTTATCACGGCCCCGGCATCGGCACGCCTCGCCACCCCCAAGCAGACACTGCAGATCAGCAGCCTCTCCTCAGACACCAAG GCTGTTAAAGCTCACAGGGGATTGGAGCAGAAAATGTTGGCAAGCAGcacccctcctctgtctccagcacccagacagaagagagaggacaaTCCTCAG AAACTTGCCTTCATGGTTGCCCTCGGACTTGTCACCCATGACCATATGGAAG AAATTCAAAGCAGAAGGCAGGAGCGTAAGCGAAGAACAACGGCGAACCCGGTGTACAGTGGAGCTGTGTTTGAGCCCGAG AGGAAGAAGAGTGCAGTGACCTACCTAAACACTCCGCTCCACCAGGGAaccagaaagcgag GTCGCCCACCCAAATACAGCAGTGTTCCGGAACTGGGCAGCCACACCCCGACCTCCCCCTCCAGCTGTCTCACTGCTTCCCTGGTCCCCGAGCGGCCCAACACGGGGGGGAGCTTCCCCTTCCATGTccacccccaccactctctccccctgcccagCCCCAGCTCTGGGGAT GGAGACATCCATGAGGATTTCTGCACTGTGTGCAGACGCAGTGGCCAGTTGCTCATGTGTGACACATGCTCACGTGTCTATCACCTGGACTGCCTGGACCCACCCCTGAAAACCATTCCTAAAGGCATGTGGATCTGTCCCAAATGTCAAGACCAG ATACTGAAAAAAGAAGATGCAATTCAATGGCCGGGAACATTGGCTATTGTTCATTCCTACATCGCCTATAAAGAAG CTAAAGAAGAGGAGAAACAAAGGCTAATTAAGTGGAGTGCTGAGCTGAAACTGGAGCGGGAGCAGTTGGAACAAGGGGTCAAACAACTCAGCAACTCTATAACG AAATGCATGGAGACCAAAAACATCATCCTGTCTCGACAGAAAGAAATGCAAGTTTCGTTGGAGAAGGTCAAACACCTGGTCCGCCTCATTCAGGCTTTCAGTTTCAGTCAAACCATGGAGACCGAGGGTACAGGTGACATCACAGAAGATGCTACAAAGAACATCACGAGGGCCAGGGATGCAATTGTCCCAATTGAAAATGCTGTGGACACAGTCAACACAGAGGCTGTAGCAGAAGTCAATATCCAGTCTGTGTATGGGGTGAAGGCCAAGGTCACAGCACAGGACAGCAGCGATGTTGAAGCCAGAATGGAGGAGGTTGTAGCTGATGTTACCATCAAGACGGTAGCAGGAGTTAGCGCTGAGCCTGTTGCCGGGGTCAGCACCGTTGCTACAGTGGACAGCCGTGTTGAACCCGTAGCTGAGGTCAACACCGCTGAGGAAGTGACTGAGGCCGAGACGAAAACCACAGCAGTGGTCAGTGCAGAGGACTCTACTGGGGTCACGACCAATGGCACCACTGACCTTGTGTGTACTGACGAGAGCTGTACTAACAAGGTTGAGAGCTGTACTAGCAACACAAACACCAACCATGAGAACAAGGTcaccaccactaacaacacagagcAGGTGGTAGAAGAGGAACAGGAAGAGAACACAAACAATGATGGCAGCAGCACCAACAACAGCAAAACCTCAGAACCTTCCCAGAAATCTTTGCCAGCTCTTCTCGACAGTTTGGACAATAAAGAGTAA